Sequence from the Chelonoidis abingdonii isolate Lonesome George chromosome 1, CheloAbing_2.0, whole genome shotgun sequence genome:
TGTTCTTCCCAGTTGAAGCAAAAATTCAGAATTGTTAACCgcacaatattattttaaaggatATTTAAACAGTCAGCCAACAAtcctttttaaatgaatgcttCGAGTTAGATTCCTAAATAAGATGCCTGATTTCCCTCCCTCcgctcttccagcagctcccactgatttcaatgtgacAGATGTTGGCGTGCCCAAATCTCTGGAAAAATCAGGccgctattttttttttttttttttttttttttttttttttttttttttttgttccaagaGAGCACACCAACATCTCCATCTTGTTGAAATCAGTAGCATCCTGTCATAGAACCATAATGGGAAACGAAGTTAAGACAGAGTGTTGTGAAGTCATTGCTTAATgtccattttattaaaatgtgcCCCTTGAATGGACCCACTTGGCAAAATAAACATGCCTGTGCTCAGAACAAACCCTTTCTTTCCCAGGACCCTGAGATCAAATAGACTTTGCAGTGTCACCTGAATGTCTTTTTATCTTGGCAGTTTGTCAAACCAACAGGAGAAATATATATGAAAGAACACCCTCAGAAAACAACCTGCTTTCACAGCCTCCTACATTAAACAAATAGGTGTTAATTTGACTTTCTTGCCtgatctcttgaggcatctaaGACCCCAAACTAAGTAGTTCAAATGCATCTGGTCTGGCACAATAGTACTCCTCTGAGTCTGAAATCTGCACCTATATGATCCAGTGCTAATTCAGCTGGTATCTTATCCAATTCACCAGGTTGACTCAGAGAATAGTAAAACTCTTCACACACACCTTTCAAAATGATGAATATTTATTGGTTTGAACAATCATAACCCTCTCTTTAGCTAGGCTGACCTGGACTcattaatattctttaaaatctAGTAAATGGAAATGCTAAATGCCCACAGTAGAAGCTAAAAGTACTTTGAGTGGTTAAAGCTGCAAACAATATAATCTAAAACCTGTAACAGGCAAAGATTTGTGAATGAACTTCAGTAAAGTACAGTAAGCTTCCAAAATTATCTGCTTTTTAGGAAAGGACATAATCTAAAATTTGTGGGGGGCAAGGAAGATGGGGTTAGATTTGGAAGGAAAGAATTGTTtaatttgagaattttttttcttacaacTTAAAGAAATATTGCGAACAGTTTAGGCTCAGATTTAGCATACTCCATGAAATTTAGGATCTAATGGGAAGTGATGTTTTCTCAAAATCCAATTAAAAGTTCACTACTTAGTAATTGAAAAGTTTAGGAGACTATAACTTGTCTTACCTACATAAAAACTTGTACTCCTACTGAATTTGTAGCAACAATAAACAAGCAATTCCACCACGCCCCTGCCGTGCCCCAGTGTGTTAGGAAGAGCTATCTTATAAATGATAACAACAAACGACCAAACTTCctgaatttatatttatttattaattaattaaaaggaGAACGTGCATGTTACATTTGTTTTGCTACTGGCTTCAGATTATTGctcacttactttttttttttttttttttNttttgttttttttttttgtttttttaactgtttaataTTGGCTATTTTATGGATTTGGGATTTTTAATTGTGTTTCAAGTTGCCAGTGTGAAACTGCAGCTTTTTATGCTGCTTCTGTAGATATGGGGTCTTTCCTCACTCTTTGAGACTTAACCTGAAAATTATATTCCCAGTTACTTAAACCCACAATACTATTATTACTGTGGTGAATGACCTCATTCCTCCAATGGAGATAAAGCCATTGGAAAACTCCTAAGTCAAATCTTATTCTAACATTAGTATGACACTTGTTTTTAGTATCTAATGGACTGGTTTAGGTTTGACTAATTGTCTCAAGTCTTGGCCATAAGGAATGGGCAAAGCTTAATTTATGGATATAAAACTTGTTACAGTTATgggggagactttcaaaggcacaaatggtgGTTAGGCAAACAATTTCTGATGAATTTCAAACTGCTGTATTTGTCTTTGGAAACCTCCCTATCTTGTATTCAGAGGAGATAAAACTGCATCTGAGTAAAGGGTTTTGGTAACACCTCTTCCCACACATGCACAAGAGGTTTGTGTTTTACCTACGTAGATGAGGTATCTGGGTTAAATGTAAAATGGCATATCGCTCATCAGTGGTTATCTAGGTTCAAGCCAGAGATCAGGTTTTAGCCAGTGATGATGTAAACCATTTATACTCTACACTTACTGGAGATGATAGCTGTCACTTTTTGTTCTGATAATCGTAATACGTTGTCTGTTCAGCTCCATATAAATAAGAATCCTTAAGTGTAGTGTTGAGCATAATCCCTTGATAGCCAATATTAATGCAGGTATTCTAGAAAGCAAGATATTTGTAAAGCAAGTGTGCTACACACCTACATCTGGAATATGCATACTTCTGTGGCTTTTAGTTATGGACACTTCAGTGTTGGGACATGGCTTTTATATGCTTGCTAATGTATTTGATGCTTGTATAGAACTACTCTCAAGATGGAGTAACTGAGGCTATCTGGACAAGTGGATCTTCAAAAAGTGGACCTCTTCAGGCAGTTTCTAGGGAGTCTACAAGAGTATCAAGAAGAACACCAAGGAAAAGGGTGATGAGAGGCTTATTGCAATCTAGACTCGTTTTACTTTTTCCTGAGATTGTCAGGGCCCCAGAGACTATTTTTTACActcactgtttttgttttgtttttttaaacaaacaggtgGAAACTACAGCACAGTTGCCTGTAGATGATGCAGTAATGTCAGAGGGTACTCCCATAGCTGAAACTATAGTGGCTTCAAGCAACGAGACCCTAGTAAATATATCTAATAAATTATACAAGTGGTATCCTTCTGTAATGTACCTTTTAACTTACACTAGAAAGCGTTTTCACTTTAAACAAATCTAACTCTACTCGATAGCTCCCAATACTTAATGTATTTTTACTTTGTCAGATATGCTTCCCTCTCCATTTTATTAGTCTTATATAAGCATATGTTCTTGCACCAACCCCTGAAGccttctgctgctggcctggtcTGAGCTGGTATGATGATTCCTATCTTCTTAAAAATGGAAGATTGGGGAACTTCAGTACCATAACCTTCATGGAGGGTCCATTTTTATTTAACATGTGCAACAAACCTGCCTTGAGGGTTTGTGAGGTTCTTTCACTAAACAgttttaaggaaaataaaaaaaaaactgaaactaTGTTACTGATGCATTTAGAATGTTCTTCCAAAGTATCTCCTCTtaaatcatcatttttattttttttctgagtggTAACTTTTAGTACCCAAATGTTTAACAaagattttcttatttttgttttcttttgtattttggtTAATTGAGTCTGAACAATTTGAATCTCAGCAGGTTGTCAATAGGGTGCCTGGAAATTTCAAGCATGCAGCTCCTACACTGTCAATCAGTGAATTCTCAGACTTGCCCAGAAGAACACCAAAGAAACCATTGATGACAGCTGAAGTAAATGAATTAAAATTTAGATTGTTGTTGTTTCTGGACAGAgttcttgtatttatttatttcattcctGCAGAAGTGGGAATGAGGGTGTAGTTCTCTAACAGGTGACACAAGGCTATTTGGATCAAACTAGCATTATATCATGGCTTGACTGATGAATGTAAAGTTTAAAAGTTTGGCCAATAAAACACTGGCTTAGTTTTGAGCCATTCTGCATTTCTGGGGTCATGTTTGCagttttctgctgcttctgtcatcaatgtagcatgtTGGGTGGGTTTTTTGTACAATTCCTTGTCAAGTTAGTTGAACAGAGAGAGAGTCAAGTACATGGCTcttgaattttgaaaaattgatCAAGTCTGTGGCTTAATTTAGAGCATCAAATAGCATGATTATTTTAAACCAAAAGCCTCCAATGTAACATTACTGGAGTAGATCTGCCTCTTCTTTTAATAGTTAAAATGCCCCTGCTTCTAGAGTGTTCAACTATATTATCTCTGGAAACCTTTTTCTATGCTAAAAATTTTAGACCTGATACTGTATGCTATTCTGCAGCATTACTATTTTCCTAATAGAAATCAATAGGATTTATCACTTTTGCATTGCTCATTTTGAATACAACTCATTCTTAAAAACAGATaagaaatctttaattaaaaactagtGGCTCTTTCAGATGTGTCCACATATGTGAAATGGGATACCTCATTTGCTTGCAGAGATGATCTGACACCATTTCACCATGTTGGTAAATGAGCACTGAGCTGATACctattacatttattaaaaacGAGTGCTTTACTATCTCAAACCCAATAAGCCTTTGCAGTCAGTGTTTTGCTATATTGCAGCACTTTCGCTTACCACAGCAAGAGGAAATGGGTCGTCCTCATAAACATACTGTTAACATTGGTCACACACAATCCAGTGATCTACTCAACACAGCCATGATAGAGGTGATGACTAGTCTCTTTTGATCATCTGTATTGTTGTCTGATTGGTGTATAAGTACTGCATAAGTAACAACAAAGTATTCTTCATGTTGAAGGAAACTGAGGACAACGCTGAATGCATCTGGACACCAAAAATCACTAGACAGCTGCCAGTAACAAAGCTTAAACCAACAATTAAAATCCAGGAAAGACTTCTTAAAATTCACTGGGTGAACCAAATTCTCCCTTTCAAATCACGTAGGGTTATGGTCACTCTAAATATCTATACTAGACGGGGGGAAAAAAGCTATTGAGTTTGGTAAGATTTATAATTCTTCTTCTGTTTGTTCCTGTAGGTGGTGGAGAAAACACCAGCAGAAGAACGAAGAGTAGAAAGAGATATTCTTAAGGAAATGTTCCCATATGAAGTATCAACACCTACAGGAATTAGGTACAATTAAAGCATCTTATGTTTTACTCAATTATGATagaaagacatttttttttctgggtttaaTTAGGTTGTATTGCTACGAAATCTCTAAGAATTAATCAGTATTCTGTGGCTCAACCTCACAGTACACCATAGAGCTAGGTGGCATGCCTTTCTGCATATAACTGTTAAAATTAACTTATCCCATTAGAACTAAAACTGAATTTATCTGGGCTAACAAGAGTTTGCTCTAGTATCACAAACATTATTGAAACGTGGTATGATTTAGGCTTCAGATACTAAAAGTAAATAAGCCTTTTTATAAACAGAATTAGTTCAGATAAGgaatcttctttttaaaatgacgCACATTAAACCAGTTTAATTTCTTCTGAAATGAAGTCCAGTATTCCACcatgagattttaaataataaaaatggtaaAACTTTAAAAACTTATTTGAGGCTAAAAATATCCTGTTTGTGTTCCAGGCAGAAAGATATGCACAGGTCCaggacacattttaaaagtactgCTTCAGCAGAGCACTGAAATCTATAGCCATAATCAGCTTAATGGTCCATATAGAGACTAGTCACTGGACTGACGTTggtcagtaccagctgcttcaaaggAAAGTGCCAAAAAGAGAAATTGATAAAAtaactttcctttcttttcttttctaatctgTCAGTTAGTGATTGCCTTATGCACTGAAGCAGGAAGGTATAGGCATCCTGTCTAATGTAACTAGATGTTCTTATCTGTATTGAACTTCCAGTCCTAAATCCTACTTAAATCTTTTTAGCTTTTGGCCACAATATCTTGAGACAGAGTTCCCTGAGTCAGTAGGTGTGgtgtatgtgttttttttatttaaaagggatTTTACTCTAAAAGCATGTTGCCTTTTGAATTCCATTAAATCTCCTTTCCTTCTTGTATAACGTAGGAAGGTAAAAAGAAATGTCTGACTTGacttctccataccattcattattttgcattcttgTATCATATGCCTCTTATTTATCTTATAAACTAAGTAACCCTTATTTATCTTATAAACTAAGTAGTCTCTTTCGAGGTTCAACATACCGAAGACTTTGTTTGCTTCCTGATTCCCATCACTTATTaatatactctttttttttttctctcattcttGTGCATCCAAATGCTTTGTTTTTGATGTCAGCTTGTTCAACAGTAACACCTAAAGGCCAGAGCCCTATTGTGGTAGTAATCTTACAAACACCTAACAAAGGTGGTCTGTGCCCAGGAGCTCTTATAAATAGACAACACTGGCAACTGCACAGACTGGAAGTGTAAGATAATGAGATCAGAGTAACAGACTTTCATTGAACTACCTGCATTGGTGCCCATGTCTCTTCCTTAAAGAATGGTTGTACAGGAAAAGCTTTGTTATGGCATGTTGGGAGAATAGGGGGGGTGGTCCTGGTTAGttaaaaattctggttaactaagtTACATTTATCAATGGAGAGAGGGAGCttaggtgtgggagagggctcagatgGATGAGGGagttcgggtgcaggagggggcacaggAGAGGTTTTGAGGTGCCAAATCTGGTGGCACTCATCTCAGGCGGCTCCCCGCAAGCGGTGACATGTCcgtgcagctcctaggtggaggcgtggccaggcattctgcgcactgcctctgcccacagacACTGCCCCCACAGTTCCCGTTGGCCACAATtcctggccattgggagctgcagagccccagTGCGTGGGGCGGGACAGGGACAGCACACAAAGCCCCCATGGCCATTCCttcacctaggagcagcagggacatgttgcagCTTGTGAGgaaccaggtagggagcctgccggcCCCGCaacaactggacttttaatggagATATCAGACATGCCCGTTTCTAGAACTTTACGGTTGGTGAAGTGctagataacacagcttttactgcaCTTCATTGAAATGAAGTGTTGAGTATTCACTGCTGGTGTGCAGAAAGCATTGACATTGTTATTGGAATTTAAAATGTCTCAACAGAGACAATTGGACTTATGgggcagtttattttttttaacactgcaTGCCTTAGAAGCACATATGTTCTAATAGTTAGGAAATGATATCAGTGAATGTCTGCCCCCATGTCCCTAAAATCAGGACTTCCTCTTTATCAGTATGGAATCGTCTGCTTGCTGTGGTACCATTGTAGGGCAAGGAGACTAGTCCTGCCCAAAGCAGCTTTTCTTGTTCTTTGCACTGCTGGTTTGACTAACTCCACCTCTTTACTCTTCCTTCCCTGAGGGAGGACAGTGATGAGAGCTAAGATCTCTACCAAAGTTTTGTCCCTTAAGTAGAGAGGACACTGATCTCTAAAATCTTTTTGCCAACTCTTGGAGCCTCATCCAGTCCACCTTTGCAAGCATTCTATGtaatttgaaatcaatatatttgaaaatgtagaaaacatcaaaaaaaatttaatattCTATTTAACCATAACATTAAAACAGcagttaatcacaattttttttcattgtttgacAGCACTGCTTGATACCTAAGTCTGGCTATTTGTATATCCTATCAATCTTTCTGCATATGGGTTTGAAAGACACTCCTCCTTCACCAGtgatgggaaagagagagaaagtaaaataTGAACTGTATGCCTGAAAGCTTACTCAGGGGCAGTAGTGAAATCTGCCCTTAACATCTTAAAACTGAGTATCTGATATGCATTCTGATCCTTAACAGATCCTTAATCCATTTAAACTAAAACTTTTATATACTTTAGATTGCTCACTTAAACATGTGACtaattattctttttaattaaCAGTGCTAGCTGCCGCAGACCAATCAAAGGAGCTGCTGGCCGACCTATAGAGCTCAGTGACTTCAGAATGGAGGAAAGCTTTTCATCTAAATATGTTTCAAAATATGTTCCCTCAGCAGATGACAAACCAGAGAAACGAATAACAAAAAAACGCTCCATTCCCATGTGGATAAAGAttctgctttttgttgttgtgtcaGTCTTCTTGTTTGTGGTGTATCAATCTATGGAAACCAACCAAGGAAATCCTTTTTCTAAATATCTTGGTGTCTCTGACACAGACATCCCAACTGATTGATCATCTTCTATGGCACACTCAACTTGGTCTCAGTTTTTTATAATTGTAGGAAAAAAACTCTTCTCCCTACTGTTGTCACAAGGACTGCTTACAACTGTGATTGCAACTTGACAAATTGAATAATAAAGCATAAATAAACAGTATAAATGGACATCGGTAACTTTTTCTGGACTAGTAGGAGATAACTTTGTGCCATATGATTAACATTTTTTTAGATCTCTGGGACTTTTTgtagtctttatttttttaatgtagacatctttaaattcatttttgaaaaactgtATATTTGTTTTTGCAAACTTGCAAGCTGAGAAGGGCAAAAATGTAGTAAAATGTGAAGCTGTGTTTAAACGCTTTGACTACGTACAGAAAAGAGGTTGTACTTTTTTTCTCTACTACACAacgtgggggtgaggagggaggagatATTATTAACCTGACAAAGGGAAATGCATTCCTGAATGCATTTTATTGTAACTGTTCAGCTGAATTTGATATATTGTAGCTTGTAGGGAAAGTCTGGCAATAAACTCTTCTGTAATACTGTAACTTTTTAGTAAATGTAACTAACCCTGCTGTATTCATTTCTGTAAGGTCTAAGTAACATTACTAACTCCACTTAAGAATAAcatccatttttttaattgtagctCTTAATTTTAGTGCTCAATACTGTTGTAGGAACCTAATAATTACAGATCTAATTGACAACAGATCTCTCTTTATAGAGGAACTTATTTATTAGTAATGTGTGAAAATAAAATTTGCATCAAATATAATTTTGCTACCAAAATATTCTGTGAATCAGTTTTTTGTTTATTGAAGGACTCAAAGTCTAAAGCGCTGTGCTACATATTAAATCTTTCACCAGAATGATTCAGACTGCAGAAAAAATTACTGCAGGGCTAGGTTCTTCAAACAAAATTTGTCAAGTCTTTCCCACAGCTTAAGAATGATACTCCTTGCAGATGTTAACATAAAAATGCGTTGATTCTATACTCATCTTGGATACTCCCTATATCATGAAGTTTCATGTTTGATGTGAAAAGGGcattgttatgctttgacttttAATTTAGGTTAAAATTACTCATCTTGGATTCAGTTGAATTTCTCTTTTCAGTGGAAATGTGTCTAAACATTCTAAATTCCATAACCTAGTTACAGGCAACTGATTTTTCCACAACCAGTGAAGTCTGAAATACAAATAGAATATAAAGTGAATGTATAAAATTGGTGCACTTAAGTCTGCAACATATTACATATTCTAAACAAAATTACAATTGTAACCTTATAAAAGTGGTACTTTTAAAAAGCTTAGGATATAAATTAATATAGTTGTATCTTTGTTACTGTAACTAGATACAATGTAATATTTAGTTCATAGTTGCTCTTAATGGAAACTTTCTTGCTATGTACTTGAGGCAACTTTTACTTATTTTTGGTAGCAAAGCACTAGTTTTGTCTCTAAAATAAATgctttcttttaatttctgtttttaattaaatagtaAAACTTGTGTTCATCCTCTAGAAAATTGTAACAGAAAACATTAATTTTTTGGTGTCAAACTGTGGAAAAATAAAGATGTAATGTGTACTTCAGTGCTTATTTTCATAAGAACTGAAATCAGTCACTTTTAATGTGCTGTCTTGTGGTATTGCTGGAACATATTCTATATGGAGGGCTTTGCTTTTGCTTCTGCTTCTAATCTAAAATGTGTAGAAATATATAACATTCTAAAGCTCTGCCACTGAAGTAAAATTTTTAAACATTCTCAAAATAAAATTTCACTGTGTAATAATCATTAACAGAGATTCCAGttccctctttgttttggggaaaa
This genomic interval carries:
- the TMPO gene encoding thymopoietin isoform X2, whose amino-acid sequence is MPEFLADPSVLTKEKLKSELIANNVSLPGGEQRKDVYVQLYLQHLTARNAPAALAQPDFSSDEEREPTPLGARSRGGAAPGRKATKKTDKPRLEEKDDLDVTELSNEDLQEQLVKYGVTPGPILATTRKIYEKKLQKLKEQGPELGSSTPLPTVSSSAENTKQNGNNDSDQYSDNEEDPKVEFRLEKREPLKAKTKTPVTLKQRRVVEHNQNYSQDGVTEAIWTSGSSKSGPLQAVSRESTRVSRRTPRKRVETTAQLPVDDAVMSEGTPIAETIVASSNETLVVNRVPGNFKHAAPTLSISEFSDLPRRTPKKPLMTAEHFRLPQQEEMGRPHKHTVNIGHTQSSDLLNTAMIEVVEKTPAEERRVERDILKEMFPYEVSTPTGISASCRRPIKGAAGRPIELSDFRMEESFSSKYVSKYVPSADDKPEKRITKKRSIPMWIKILLFVVVSVFLFVVYQSMETNQGNPFSKYLGVSDTDIPTD
- the TMPO gene encoding thymopoietin isoform X1, with the protein product MPEFLADPSVLTKEKLKSELIANNVSLPGGEQRKDVYVQLYLQHLTARNAPAALAQPDFSSDEEREPTPLGARSRGGAAPGRKATKKTDKPRLEEKDDLDVTELSNEDLQEQLVKYGVTPGPILATTRKIYEKKLQKLKEQGPELGSSTPLPTVSSSAENTKQNGNNDSDQYSDNEEDPKVEFRLEKREPLKAKTKTPVTLKQRRVVEHNQNYSQDGVTEAIWTSGSSKSGPLQAVSRESTRVSRRTPRKRVETTAQLPVDDAVMSEGTPIAETIVASSNETLQVVNRVPGNFKHAAPTLSISEFSDLPRRTPKKPLMTAEHFRLPQQEEMGRPHKHTVNIGHTQSSDLLNTAMIEVVEKTPAEERRVERDILKEMFPYEVSTPTGISASCRRPIKGAAGRPIELSDFRMEESFSSKYVSKYVPSADDKPEKRITKKRSIPMWIKILLFVVVSVFLFVVYQSMETNQGNPFSKYLGVSDTDIPTD
- the TMPO gene encoding thymopoietin isoform X5 produces the protein MPEFLADPSVLTKEKLKSELIANNVSLPGGEQRKDVYVQLYLQHLTARNAPAALAQPDFSSDEEREPTPLGARSRGGAAPGRKATKKTDKPRLEEKDDLDVTELSNEDLQEQLVKYGVTPGPILATTRKIYEKKLQKLKEQGPELGSSTPLPTVSSSAENTKQNGNNDSDQYSDNEEDPKVEFRLEKREPLKAKTKTPVTLKQRRVVEHNQVETTAQLPVDDAVMSEGTPIAETIVASSNETLQVVNRVPGNFKHAAPTLSISEFSDLPRRTPKKPLMTAEHFRLPQQEEMGRPHKHTVNIGHTQSSDLLNTAMIEVVEKTPAEERRVERDILKEMFPYEVSTPTGISASCRRPIKGAAGRPIELSDFRMEESFSSKYVSKYVPSADDKPEKRITKKRSIPMWIKILLFVVVSVFLFVVYQSMETNQGNPFSKYLGVSDTDIPTD
- the TMPO gene encoding thymopoietin isoform X4, with translation MPEFLADPSVLTKEKLKSELIANNVSLPGGEQRKDVYVQLYLQHLTARNAPAALAQPDFSSDEEREPTPLGARSRGGAAPGRKATKKTDKPRLEEKDDLDVTELSNEDLQEQLVKYGVTPGPILATTRKIYEKKLQKLKEQGPELGSSTPLPTVSSSAENTKQNGNNDSDQYSDNEEDPKVEFRLEKREPLKAKTKTPVTLKQRRVVEHNQNYSQDGVTEAIWTSGSSKSGPLQAVSRESTRVSRRTPRKRVETTAQLPVDDAVMSEGTPIAETIVASSNETLVVNRVPGNFKHAAPTLSISEFSDLPRRTPKKPLMTAEVVEKTPAEERRVERDILKEMFPYEVSTPTGISASCRRPIKGAAGRPIELSDFRMEESFSSKYVSKYVPSADDKPEKRITKKRSIPMWIKILLFVVVSVFLFVVYQSMETNQGNPFSKYLGVSDTDIPTD
- the TMPO gene encoding thymopoietin isoform X3 codes for the protein MPEFLADPSVLTKEKLKSELIANNVSLPGGEQRKDVYVQLYLQHLTARNAPAALAQPDFSSDEEREPTPLGARSRGGAAPGRKATKKTDKPRLEEKDDLDVTELSNEDLQEQLVKYGVTPGPILATTRKIYEKKLQKLKEQGPELGSSTPLPTVSSSAENTKQNGNNDSDQYSDNEEDPKVEFRLEKREPLKAKTKTPVTLKQRRVVEHNQNYSQDGVTEAIWTSGSSKSGPLQAVSRESTRVSRRTPRKRVETTAQLPVDDAVMSEGTPIAETIVASSNETLQVVNRVPGNFKHAAPTLSISEFSDLPRRTPKKPLMTAEVVEKTPAEERRVERDILKEMFPYEVSTPTGISASCRRPIKGAAGRPIELSDFRMEESFSSKYVSKYVPSADDKPEKRITKKRSIPMWIKILLFVVVSVFLFVVYQSMETNQGNPFSKYLGVSDTDIPTD
- the TMPO gene encoding thymopoietin isoform X6 translates to MPEFLADPSVLTKEKLKSELIANNVSLPGGEQRKDVYVQLYLQHLTARNAPAALAQPDFSSDEEREPTPLGARSRGGAAPGRKATKKTDKPRLEEKDDLDVTELSNEDLQEQLVKYGVTPGPILATTRKIYEKKLQKLKEQGPELGSSTPLPTVSSSAENTKQNGNNDSDQYSDNEEDPKVEFRLEKREPLKAKTKTPVTLKQRRVVEHNQNYSQDGVTEAIWTSGSSKSGPLQAVSRESTRVSRRTPRKRVETTAQLPVDDAVMSEGTPIAETIVASSNETLQVVNRVPGNFKHAAPTLSISEFSDLPRRTPKKPLMTAEHFRLPQQEEMGRPHKHTVNIGHTQSSDLLNTAMIEETEDNAECIWTPKITRQLPVTKLKPTIKIQERLLKIHWVNQILPFKSRRVMVTLNIYTRRGEKSY